GGGGCGACCGTTACCGCGCAACGGTGCATGGCCGGCCCGGCAAGGAAGAAATCTTCATCGTGCAGATGCTGGAAGACGACGAGGAAGGCCCGGAAATTTCGATCGACCGCTTCGAGGACGCATCGAACGACCCGCAGGCCAGCCTCGAAGCCGCGATCGCCACGCTGGTCGACCGCATGCATGCCGAACAGGGCCTGCAGGCGAGCGAGCCGTCGGCGCCGTTCGCGTGGTCCGACGGCAAGGTGCTGGCCCGGGTGCACAACGGCGTGCGGATGGCGCACTGATCGCCTGAGTTTCACACACGGTTCTTTTTCCCGGACCTGCCGGGCCGTGAGCGCAGCACCCCGCAGCACACGCATCATCCCGCCCTGATCTCCGGGTCATAAGAAGACTTCCGCCAGCGCACTCCGTGCCGGCATCTCCCGGGTTCAGGCTTCTCCGCCGCGCGGTCGGCCATAAGTCCGACGCTATTCCTGCTGCAAAAAAACCAATTTTTCGTCGTCTCCCGCACTTCCTACAGTGATTCAGCATCCGTGTCCGCGGATGTCGAAACCGGGGGAGATCGGCATGACAACAAAGAGCTGGGCAGGCATCGCGGCAGTCGCCGCATCGACATTCATGTTCGCAGGCGGCGCGCAGGCCGCCGAAGGTGACTGGCTGGTACGCGTGCGCGCGCTGCACATGGACCCGTCGAACGACAACTCGACCACCGCCGTGGTACCGGCGCTCGGCGAGGTGAAGGCGGAAGACAAGCTGTTCCCGGAAGTCGATATCAGCTACTTCTTCACGCCGAACATCGCCGCCGAACTGATCCTGACGGTGCCGCAGAAGCATGACGTCGAACTGGGCGGAGTGGACATCGGCTCGGTCAAGCACCTGCCGCCGACGCTGACGCTGCAGTATCACTTCAACCCGACCGGCACGGTGCGCCCGTACGCCGGCGTCGGCCTGAACTACACGCGCTTTTCCGGCGTGAAGCTGGACGCCGGCACCGTGCTCGGCGGCAGCGTGCCGCTGAAGGTGGACCGCAGCAGCGTCGGCTGGGCGGCGCAGATCGGCGTCGACATCCAGCTCGCGCCACAGTGGTTCCTGAACCTCGACGCCAAGTACGTGAAGATAGACACGGACATATCGGTCAAGGGCGCCGGCATTCCGGTCACCAGGCTGGACATCGACCCGGTTCTGCTGTCGGTCGGTCTGGGTTACCGCTTCTGATCGGCGGCGGCCGCGTCGAGGCAGGCCTCGAGCGCGGCCAGGCCATCGGTCAGCGCGGCGATGCCCGGCGCCAGTATCAGCGGCGACTTGATCTCGTACAGCCGGTCGTGGGCGACGGCCGGCACCTCAGCCCAGCCCGGCCGCGCACGCACGTGCTCGGGCTGGAATTTCTTGCCGCACCACGAGCCGATGATGATGTCCGGCGCGCGGGCGACCACCGTCGGCGGGTCCTCGATGCGCCGCTCCTTCGCGCTGTGGCGGGTGGCGAAATCGGCGAACACGTCCTCGCCCCCAGCGAGCGTGATCAGCTCGGACACCCAGCGGATGCCGGAAATGAGTGGCTCGTCCCACTCCTCGAAATAGACGCGCAGCCGCCGGCCGTGGCGGGCGATGCGCGCCTCGCCGCGAACACGTGCGTCATCGAGCCCACGCCGCAGGTCGTCCACCAGCGTCTGCGCCTCGGTTGCGCGGCCGACCAGCGCGCCGGTCGTCACGATCATGCGCAGGATGCCGGCTATCGACCGCTGGTTGAACACATGCACCTCGACGCCGGCGCGCACCAGATCGCGGCACATGTCGGCCTGCAGATCGGAGAAGGCCAGCACCAGATCCGGTTCGACCGCGAGGATGCGTTCCAGCTTGCCGGACGAGAAGCCGCTGATCTTCGGCTTGTCACGGCGCGCTTCGGGCGGCCGAACGGTGAAGCCGGAAATGCCGGCGATGCGGTCCGCTTCGCCCAGCGCGTACAGCACCTCGACCGCCTCGGTACACAGGCAGGCGATGCGCCTAGGATACGGATCTCCGCGCAGATCGCCGCCGCTCATTTGCGGCCCGCCTTCTGGCGCGCCTGCTCCAGCTGTTCGCACAG
The window above is part of the Methyloversatilis discipulorum genome. Proteins encoded here:
- a CDS encoding OmpW/AlkL family protein, whose protein sequence is MTTKSWAGIAAVAASTFMFAGGAQAAEGDWLVRVRALHMDPSNDNSTTAVVPALGEVKAEDKLFPEVDISYFFTPNIAAELILTVPQKHDVELGGVDIGSVKHLPPTLTLQYHFNPTGTVRPYAGVGLNYTRFSGVKLDAGTVLGGSVPLKVDRSSVGWAAQIGVDIQLAPQWFLNLDAKYVKIDTDISVKGAGIPVTRLDIDPVLLSVGLGYRF
- a CDS encoding ABC transporter substrate-binding protein, coding for MSGGDLRGDPYPRRIACLCTEAVEVLYALGEADRIAGISGFTVRPPEARRDKPKISGFSSGKLERILAVEPDLVLAFSDLQADMCRDLVRAGVEVHVFNQRSIAGILRMIVTTGALVGRATEAQTLVDDLRRGLDDARVRGEARIARHGRRLRVYFEEWDEPLISGIRWVSELITLAGGEDVFADFATRHSAKERRIEDPPTVVARAPDIIIGSWCGKKFQPEHVRARPGWAEVPAVAHDRLYEIKSPLILAPGIAALTDGLAALEACLDAAAADQKR